The Candidatus Obscuribacterales bacterium genome has a segment encoding these proteins:
- the pheA gene encoding prephenate dehydratase, producing the protein MIAHLGPAGTYAETVAIAWAQHLSDRTGETWQLRPYPSIAQTLNAVASHQTQIAVVPVENSIEGSVTMTLDTLWQLDTLQVQQALVLPIAHALISQALDLATIEYVYSHPQALAQCQGWLGSKLPDVKTIATNSTVEALEHLDPQAPTAAIASRRAAELYNLPILAHPINDRPDNCTRFWVMGLEPSLTGTHTSLAFSLPKNTPGALVTALQIFAKRQLNMSRIESRPTKRSLGEYLFFIDLETGADPDSVQRALEELKSCTETLKIFGSYSVAAVDEPTSLPL; encoded by the coding sequence TTGATAGCACATCTTGGGCCAGCCGGTACCTATGCAGAAACGGTGGCGATCGCTTGGGCCCAGCATCTGAGCGATCGCACGGGAGAAACCTGGCAGTTGCGCCCCTATCCCAGCATTGCCCAAACCCTCAACGCGGTGGCTAGCCACCAAACCCAGATTGCTGTGGTGCCGGTGGAAAATTCCATTGAGGGCAGCGTTACCATGACCCTCGATACACTCTGGCAGTTGGATACGCTTCAGGTGCAGCAGGCCTTGGTCTTGCCCATTGCCCATGCCCTAATTTCCCAAGCGCTGGATCTGGCGACCATTGAGTATGTCTATTCCCATCCCCAGGCCCTAGCTCAGTGCCAAGGCTGGCTGGGATCGAAGCTGCCGGATGTGAAAACCATTGCCACCAACTCTACTGTGGAAGCTCTAGAGCACCTTGATCCCCAAGCGCCTACGGCAGCGATCGCCTCCCGTCGGGCAGCGGAGCTATACAACCTGCCGATTTTGGCCCATCCTATTAATGACCGCCCCGACAACTGCACCCGCTTTTGGGTGATGGGGCTGGAGCCGTCTTTAACCGGCACCCATACCTCCCTGGCCTTTAGTCTGCCGAAGAACACACCGGGAGCCTTGGTCACCGCCCTGCAGATTTTTGCAAAACGTCAGCTTAATATGAGCCGGATTGAATCGCGGCCCACGAAGCGATCGCTAGGGGAATATTTATTTTTCATTGACCTAGAAACAGGGGCAGATCCAGACTCGGTGCAAAGGGCTCTAGAAGAACTTAAATCCTGTACTGAAACCCTGAAAATCTTTGGTAGCTATTCCGTTGCCGCCGTTGATGAACCGACGTCCCTGCCGCTCT